One genomic region from Candidatus Nomurabacteria bacterium encodes:
- a CDS encoding type IV secretion system DNA-binding domain-containing protein translates to MTQSTPIVQSKLLLLRVPRTNDKKELAAEQMFASIHGLLLKEKAGIFRQVAREHLSFEIAALHKQTGFYIWLPEYLVSYIEEQVYAQYPSVQISEVEDYMSHGNEYSAHIYTDVVLQANDVLPIKTFPSFEVDPLAAITASLTKLEENERAVIQFLVRPIFSSWYSKAQKYANNLQNGSSFGGLARALINGVDESPSKQLSPIDQSRIKASEEKSQKLAYETKIRVIYEGNVSETEANMRLQAIVASFKQFNSNNLNGFTTKKVHSFTTGSNILSNRSFTGLGFACNIEEIASLFHLPHTNVETPFLQWASARTAEPPANLPIISPEGYDPAQVSPIAVTNFRGGDTSFGLPRSDRGRHLYIIGQTGVGKSGLLELLTISDIHSTYGFAVIDPHGDYAINTLRRIPESRINDVVYFNPADTAFPIAFNPMEVNDPNLKTHTASELIGVLKRMFDSWGPRLEYILRYTLLALLDYPDSTMLDVTRMLTEKTFRNDVLSYVKDPVVKNFWTVEFASWNDKFATEAVAPILNKVGAFTANPIVRNIVGQPKSSFNIREIMDKRKILIVNLSRGLVGEDNAALLGSLLVTKIQLAAMSRADIDNVVNRVPFYLYVDEFQNFATDSFATILSEARKYGLCLTVANQYIAQMTQEVRDAVFGNVGSTIAFRMGADDARVMQRYFEPRFEEHDLVHMNNRNFVISLTIGGEKAQAFSGTSLNLPPQTGSNNLQEIIDYSRQTYSVPLRDIEEYVQDRYVKPTSKHKPTVNKEPISPPQTVNYETESTPKVSKSIKSTSETLGSVVVPALTSAEPIKKKRKRTRRRKKTSDSPVINGGNTANKDTNKSESTKVDQELNNSDSGSKNLSSDGHIVGDGTIQLR, encoded by the coding sequence ATGACACAAAGTACCCCAATTGTCCAATCGAAGCTTTTGCTCCTGCGAGTTCCTCGCACAAATGACAAGAAGGAGCTGGCCGCTGAGCAAATGTTTGCTAGTATTCATGGGCTACTTTTAAAAGAAAAGGCTGGTATTTTTCGGCAAGTAGCACGCGAGCATCTTAGTTTTGAGATTGCGGCACTGCACAAACAAACCGGTTTTTATATATGGCTACCAGAATATCTCGTTAGTTATATTGAAGAGCAGGTTTATGCTCAATATCCATCAGTACAGATATCCGAAGTGGAAGATTATATGTCTCACGGAAACGAGTATAGTGCTCATATATATACTGATGTGGTTTTGCAAGCCAATGATGTCCTGCCAATAAAGACTTTTCCTAGCTTTGAGGTCGACCCTTTAGCTGCTATTACAGCTTCTTTAACCAAACTAGAAGAAAACGAGAGAGCTGTAATTCAGTTTTTGGTACGGCCTATTTTTAGCAGTTGGTATTCTAAGGCTCAAAAATATGCAAATAACCTTCAGAATGGTAGCTCCTTTGGTGGTTTGGCTCGTGCGTTGATTAATGGCGTAGATGAGTCTCCCTCGAAACAACTTAGTCCGATTGATCAATCACGCATAAAGGCATCTGAAGAGAAAAGCCAAAAACTGGCCTATGAGACTAAGATCAGGGTTATTTACGAAGGAAACGTAAGCGAAACAGAAGCAAATATGCGTTTACAGGCCATAGTAGCAAGTTTCAAACAATTTAATTCAAACAACCTTAATGGTTTTACCACAAAAAAAGTGCACAGTTTTACGACTGGTAGCAATATTTTGAGTAACCGTTCATTTACGGGGCTTGGTTTTGCTTGCAATATCGAAGAGATAGCCAGTTTGTTTCACCTTCCGCACACAAATGTTGAAACTCCATTTTTGCAATGGGCATCGGCACGTACAGCCGAGCCACCAGCTAATTTGCCAATCATATCACCAGAGGGTTATGACCCGGCTCAAGTTAGTCCTATTGCGGTAACAAATTTTCGTGGCGGAGATACTAGTTTTGGATTGCCTAGGAGCGATAGAGGTCGACACCTGTATATTATTGGTCAAACCGGAGTTGGAAAATCTGGGCTACTTGAGTTATTAACTATTTCTGACATTCATAGTACATATGGATTTGCAGTGATTGATCCTCATGGCGACTATGCAATCAATACCTTGAGACGTATCCCAGAATCTAGAATTAATGATGTAGTTTATTTTAATCCAGCAGATACTGCCTTCCCTATTGCATTTAACCCAATGGAGGTTAACGACCCAAACCTAAAAACTCATACTGCATCTGAGCTTATTGGTGTGTTGAAGCGAATGTTTGACTCTTGGGGCCCACGTTTGGAGTATATTCTTAGGTATACACTACTAGCACTTCTTGATTATCCAGATTCGACAATGCTTGACGTTACTAGAATGTTAACCGAAAAAACATTCAGAAATGATGTTTTAAGTTACGTCAAAGATCCGGTTGTTAAGAACTTTTGGACAGTAGAATTCGCCAGTTGGAATGATAAATTTGCCACAGAGGCCGTTGCCCCAATACTTAACAAGGTGGGGGCTTTCACTGCCAATCCAATTGTTCGAAATATTGTCGGGCAGCCTAAGAGTAGTTTCAATATTCGAGAGATAATGGATAAACGTAAGATACTGATTGTCAATCTATCTCGTGGCTTAGTTGGCGAGGACAACGCAGCATTGTTGGGTTCACTTTTGGTTACAAAAATACAGCTTGCCGCCATGAGTCGTGCAGATATTGATAATGTAGTAAACAGAGTTCCATTCTATCTATATGTGGATGAGTTTCAAAATTTTGCAACTGACTCATTTGCTACAATCTTGTCTGAAGCGCGTAAGTATGGCCTGTGTCTAACCGTTGCAAATCAATATATTGCACAAATGACTCAAGAAGTTCGTGACGCTGTTTTTGGTAACGTTGGTTCCACTATTGCCTTCAGGATGGGCGCAGATGACGCAAGGGTGATGCAACGCTATTTTGAGCCACGATTTGAAGAACATGATTTGGTACATATGAATAACAGAAATTTCGTGATTAGCTTGACTATTGGTGGTGAGAAAGCTCAGGCGTTTTCTGGTACTTCTCTAAATTTGCCTCCTCAAACAGGAAGTAATAACTTACAAGAGATCATTGATTATTCTAGACAAACCTATTCGGTACCCCTTCGAGATATAGAAGAGTATGTTCAAGATAGATATGTTAAGCCAACATCGAAACATAAACCAACAGTAAACAAAGAACCTATTAGCCCACCACAAACAGTAAATTATGAGACTGAATCAACTCCTAAAGTGTCAAAATCTATCAAATCGACCAGCGAAACACTAGGCTCGGTTGTGGTTCCAGCCCTGACAAGCGCGGAACCTATAAAAAAGAAGCGCAAACGAACTAGACGACGAAAAAAAACCAGTGATAGCCCGGTGATAAATGGTGGCAACACGGCAAACAAAGATACAAATAAGTCAGAGTCAACCAAAGTTGATCAAGAACTCAATAATTCAGATTCAGGGTCAAAAAATCTTTCTTCAGATGGCCATATTGTTGGTGACGGGACTATCCAATTACGCTGA
- a CDS encoding DUF3048 domain-containing protein encodes MFKKIKESKTISPDVSESSFIPVKKPVGVDFSDEKNSKKFTFKNLTKKQKLLGGLSILLIIILSVGAYFMFFDKKPQPATPVAQQPKVEEPPKTTEPSRLTGIEVPVEYNQRTATGMMIENSPDARPQSGLKDAGVVYEAVAEGGITRFLAIFQDNLPEYAGPVRSVRPYYLDFVVPYDAGISHVGGSGPALQQIRNEGIKDLDQMIASNSSAYWRERSRYAPHNMYTSVVKLKEIEKQKGWTSKYEGFVRGGEDKASATPNAKTINIDMSSANYRVNYKYDPATNTYLRSEGGRPHMDAKSNTQLAPKIVIVPIIHRTQSGYYSVYATVGSGKVLVFQNGTVTEGTWSKPDRKTQIKFNGADGQPIKLAPGQTWVTLASTASDVTFAP; translated from the coding sequence ATGTTTAAAAAAATAAAAGAATCAAAAACTATCAGCCCCGACGTTAGTGAGTCAAGCTTTATACCGGTTAAAAAGCCGGTCGGAGTAGACTTTAGTGATGAGAAGAACTCTAAGAAGTTTACTTTCAAAAACCTAACAAAAAAGCAGAAGTTATTAGGAGGATTGTCGATTCTTCTAATTATTATACTGTCTGTGGGGGCATACTTTATGTTTTTCGACAAAAAGCCCCAACCTGCCACGCCCGTAGCACAACAACCTAAAGTTGAAGAACCACCAAAAACTACCGAACCTTCTCGGCTTACAGGTATTGAAGTACCAGTAGAATATAACCAGCGCACTGCGACTGGTATGATGATAGAAAATAGTCCTGATGCACGACCGCAATCTGGCCTTAAAGACGCTGGGGTAGTTTACGAAGCCGTAGCCGAAGGTGGTATTACTAGATTTTTAGCAATTTTCCAAGATAATCTACCAGAATACGCAGGGCCTGTACGCAGTGTTCGTCCTTATTACTTAGATTTTGTGGTACCCTATGATGCCGGAATATCGCATGTTGGTGGCAGTGGCCCAGCATTACAGCAGATACGAAACGAGGGTATTAAAGACCTCGATCAAATGATTGCATCGAATTCATCAGCATATTGGCGAGAAAGAAGTAGATATGCCCCTCATAATATGTACACTAGTGTTGTTAAATTAAAAGAAATAGAAAAGCAAAAAGGCTGGACTAGCAAGTATGAAGGATTCGTTCGAGGCGGAGAAGACAAGGCCTCAGCAACACCTAATGCAAAAACTATCAACATCGATATGTCTAGCGCTAATTATAGAGTCAACTACAAATACGACCCTGCCACCAACACCTATCTGCGTAGCGAAGGGGGCAGGCCTCATATGGATGCTAAAAGCAATACCCAACTAGCACCAAAAATCGTAATTGTTCCTATTATCCATAGAACCCAATCTGGTTACTATTCTGTGTACGCTACAGTCGGCAGTGGCAAGGTGCTCGTATTCCAAAATGGCACCGTAACAGAAGGAACCTGGAGTAAGCCAGACAGAAAAACCCAAATAAAATTTAATGGTGCCGATGGACAGCCAATAAAACTCGCCCCTGGACAAACTTGGGTAACTCTAGCATCTACTGCCAGTGATGTGACATTTGCGCCATAG
- a CDS encoding Y-family DNA polymerase: MSNSTFALVDCNNFFVSCLRLFRPDLEGKPVVALSSNDGCVVARSNEAKELGIPMGAPAFKWRQFFKHHDVVQMSGNFELYSDISRRIISLLTSITPHVEVYSVDESFLDLSELLIGNHTLWGREIAKLTKQWIGVPVSVGIAPSKTLAKLATHQAKKNPELQGVLDWINLSTENQQKYLKQTLVSDVWGVGRQFAVRLRSAGINTAFDLSTMRPAYAQKLLGIHGRQLVAELNGISCHPLQKLPKPAKTIAVTRTFGQDTNRFHVIESALASFTTKASYRLRVNNQLTSEVGFFITTSRFKPGYISQTAKICLDQPTADTGMLINAVINSFKKYFNPKHNYHRAGVWLENLSPSNNIQVNLLDQDGTVNQCKESRRMQAVDNINKRFGKNSVYYASELLNTSWQPKHSIDTPRYTTRWNELPKLHSSKK, encoded by the coding sequence ATGAGCAATTCAACATTTGCATTAGTTGATTGCAATAACTTTTTTGTTAGTTGCCTGCGGTTATTTCGCCCAGACCTAGAAGGAAAACCTGTTGTGGCATTATCCAGTAACGATGGTTGCGTAGTAGCCAGAAGTAATGAGGCTAAAGAATTAGGTATCCCTATGGGGGCGCCAGCCTTTAAGTGGCGTCAATTCTTTAAGCACCATGATGTAGTGCAAATGTCTGGTAATTTTGAACTGTACAGTGATATCTCGCGCCGTATTATTAGCCTACTAACCTCTATAACACCACACGTTGAAGTATATTCGGTTGACGAGTCTTTTCTGGATTTGAGTGAACTATTGATAGGTAATCATACCCTATGGGGTAGAGAAATTGCAAAACTAACCAAGCAATGGATAGGCGTACCCGTCTCTGTCGGCATAGCGCCCAGCAAAACCCTAGCTAAGCTCGCAACACATCAAGCCAAGAAAAACCCCGAACTACAAGGAGTACTAGATTGGATTAACTTAAGTACCGAAAACCAGCAAAAATACCTAAAACAAACTCTTGTTAGTGATGTTTGGGGTGTTGGCAGACAATTTGCAGTACGCTTACGCTCAGCAGGAATCAATACAGCTTTTGACCTCTCTACAATGCGCCCAGCATACGCCCAAAAACTACTTGGAATCCATGGCAGACAATTAGTCGCCGAGCTTAACGGCATATCATGCCACCCACTACAAAAACTACCAAAACCCGCCAAAACCATCGCTGTCACTAGAACTTTTGGCCAAGACACAAATAGGTTTCATGTAATCGAATCGGCTCTAGCTAGCTTTACAACAAAGGCTAGTTATCGACTACGCGTCAATAATCAACTAACGAGTGAGGTAGGTTTTTTTATCACCACCAGTAGATTCAAGCCAGGATATATAAGCCAAACTGCTAAGATCTGCCTTGATCAACCGACAGCAGATACGGGGATGCTGATAAACGCAGTAATAAATTCTTTCAAAAAATATTTCAATCCCAAACACAATTATCACAGGGCAGGGGTTTGGCTAGAAAACCTATCGCCATCAAACAATATTCAAGTTAATCTTCTAGACCAGGATGGTACCGTAAATCAGTGTAAGGAGAGCCGCCGTATGCAAGCCGTAGACAATATCAACAAACGCTTCGGCAAGAACTCCGTGTATTATGCCAGTGAGCTATTAAACACAAGCTGGCAACCAAAGCACAGTATTGATACCCCACGCTACACTACCAGGTGGAATGAGTTACCTAAATTACATTCAAGCAAAAAATAA
- a CDS encoding LicD family protein has protein sequence MGKSARPKTIKTKSAKTRVSKPKSTKPNNKEPRVVLLVPFSSEDPSRNQIWGHVRSWISQTLDYPMYIGEHFPKTPITYNLSLARNQAGHKAGDWDVAVIHDADTVINPQQIKDGVALALETGAVVYPYVERWELDFNGTKMLLQDETSDWQKHMTQYTHTQPLGGCIIVRRDLWDLVRGFDSGFVGWGHEDGAFAMACEVLSGKRLQRIPGKSLHLEHVLAPAKKPDNPVYLANQARIKTYMQSTRQPNSRELITRLRDQSIKTDQQHGINWPTAKDNKEGMNQAFALMLLTDVTNVLDKYKCTHWLSDGTLLGAIRENGFISHDEDIDLGVWAEDFDIRVIHELINRYGCNILRLQGKPDDGMIITVGRVGIHLDMFFYYPVENDKKPSDKIYSCLYTLFKPYNTSNRAKQFDCELPSYKPLVRHDFEGSKFWVPKNAKEHLVAIYGPDWRKPNKNWTFENDQCNMKLRGTIEDMTADRLAVEQYLKIHPIKQKQS, from the coding sequence ATGGGAAAGAGTGCTAGGCCTAAGACTATTAAGACAAAGTCTGCCAAAACACGTGTCAGTAAACCAAAATCCACTAAGCCAAACAACAAAGAACCAAGAGTTGTATTACTAGTACCCTTTAGTTCCGAAGATCCTTCAAGAAACCAAATCTGGGGGCATGTTCGCAGTTGGATAAGTCAAACACTGGATTATCCAATGTATATCGGCGAGCACTTCCCCAAAACTCCTATTACCTACAATCTTAGCCTTGCACGTAACCAGGCTGGTCATAAAGCTGGCGATTGGGATGTGGCTGTTATTCACGATGCCGATACTGTCATCAACCCCCAACAAATCAAAGACGGTGTGGCATTAGCTCTAGAAACCGGAGCTGTTGTCTATCCGTATGTAGAGCGTTGGGAACTAGACTTTAACGGCACCAAAATGCTACTTCAAGACGAAACCAGTGATTGGCAAAAACATATGACCCAATACACCCATACTCAACCACTGGGGGGTTGCATTATTGTTCGCCGAGATTTGTGGGATCTAGTACGGGGCTTTGACAGTGGCTTTGTAGGTTGGGGTCATGAAGATGGAGCATTTGCCATGGCCTGCGAAGTACTAAGCGGTAAAAGATTACAAAGAATTCCTGGCAAATCCTTGCACCTAGAGCATGTTCTTGCACCAGCAAAGAAACCAGATAATCCGGTTTATCTAGCCAATCAAGCACGTATCAAGACATACATGCAATCTACTCGTCAGCCAAATTCCAGAGAACTAATAACAAGGTTACGTGACCAATCTATTAAAACCGACCAACAACACGGCATTAATTGGCCTACGGCTAAGGACAACAAAGAAGGCATGAACCAGGCCTTTGCCTTAATGCTACTGACTGACGTAACTAATGTGTTAGATAAATACAAATGTACCCACTGGCTTAGTGATGGAACTTTGCTAGGAGCCATCAGAGAAAACGGCTTTATATCTCACGACGAAGATATCGACCTTGGTGTTTGGGCAGAAGACTTTGACATACGAGTCATTCACGAGCTAATCAATAGATACGGCTGTAACATCTTAAGACTTCAAGGCAAGCCTGATGACGGCATGATTATAACCGTAGGCAGAGTTGGTATACACCTAGACATGTTCTTTTATTATCCGGTGGAGAACGACAAGAAGCCTTCCGATAAAATATATTCATGCTTATATACATTATTCAAGCCATACAATACTTCCAATAGAGCAAAGCAGTTCGATTGTGAACTTCCTAGCTATAAGCCATTGGTTCGCCACGACTTTGAGGGAAGCAAATTTTGGGTTCCAAAAAATGCCAAGGAGCACCTAGTGGCAATTTATGGCCCAGACTGGCGCAAACCGAACAAGAATTGGACCTTTGAAAACGACCAATGCAACATGAAGCTTCGTGGAACTATAGAAGATATGACAGCTGATAGGCTAGCCGTTGAGCAATATCTGAAAATACACCCCATTAAACAAAAGCAGAGTTAG
- a CDS encoding NTP transferase domain-containing protein — translation MDLSNTEFELLQLIVRSNGIDESKIIEQIPTLDPSEISKAILSLIRKRLVRRTQDQIVAKPQALEALEPYRVKRAVILGAGKGERMRPATKDIPKPMVKVHSKRIIETQLDALANAGITDITIVRGYQGEVYDLLLPKYPHIKFIDNPHWDTSEAIVSTHLAIDLLARAYLIEGDLYIKGQNVIRPYEYHSSYCGIPGEVENDWHFYADRSIGITHLAHGYSNESHGAPHRFVGIMYWAPAEVNKLKKDIVDVVARPNNQHRFVESVPFDKQTSEYTIHARPLQINDVIEIDTHQELCDLRRLEKESSRRKYS, via the coding sequence GTGGATTTATCTAATACCGAGTTCGAGCTCCTTCAGCTGATAGTCCGCAGTAACGGTATTGATGAGTCAAAGATAATTGAGCAGATTCCTACACTAGACCCTTCAGAAATAAGCAAAGCTATTCTTAGCTTGATACGCAAGAGGTTGGTGCGTCGCACCCAAGACCAAATAGTTGCCAAGCCCCAAGCCCTAGAAGCCCTAGAGCCTTACCGTGTAAAAAGAGCAGTTATCTTGGGTGCAGGAAAAGGCGAGCGTATGCGCCCAGCAACTAAAGATATACCCAAGCCGATGGTTAAGGTTCACAGCAAAAGAATCATAGAAACTCAACTTGATGCCCTAGCAAATGCCGGAATAACAGACATAACAATAGTAAGAGGCTACCAAGGTGAAGTCTATGATTTGTTACTACCCAAGTACCCTCACATAAAGTTTATAGATAACCCTCACTGGGATACATCTGAGGCTATTGTATCTACACATTTAGCTATAGACTTACTTGCCAGAGCGTACCTAATAGAAGGAGATCTTTACATAAAAGGCCAAAACGTAATTCGCCCTTACGAATACCATAGTTCTTACTGTGGCATACCAGGAGAGGTAGAGAATGACTGGCATTTTTATGCTGATAGAAGTATTGGAATTACCCATTTAGCACACGGCTACTCCAACGAATCTCATGGAGCTCCACATAGATTTGTGGGGATCATGTACTGGGCACCAGCAGAAGTCAACAAGTTAAAGAAAGATATTGTAGATGTTGTTGCGAGGCCCAATAATCAACATCGTTTTGTAGAATCAGTCCCGTTCGACAAGCAAACAAGCGAATACACCATCCATGCTCGCCCACTACAAATTAACGATGTTATAGAGATTGATACTCATCAAGAGTTGTGTGACCTCCGACGTCTAGAAAAAGAATCTTCAAGACGCAAATATTCTTAA